The genomic segment GCGTGGTGCGGGCGATCTCAACCATCTGGATTGCGGATGGCAGAAATTTACTGGGCAGCTGATGCAGCTGTCCGAACCGCATAATCTGACCAAGCCGATCGTCATGGACGCCACGGTGGAACAGTTTGACGGCTACCGCTTCGTCTATGTCCTGCCCTTTGGCATGGACAAGATATTTGTCGAAGACACCTATTATAGCGACACGCCCGCCCACGATCCCCGCCGCTACCGGCAACGGATTGCCGAATATGCCGATACCAAGGGCTGGAAGGTCGAGCGCGTGGTGCGCGAAGAAAATGGTGTCTTGCCCGTCGTGATGGGCGGCGACCTTGAAAATTATTGGGCAAGCGGCAGCGGGCGGACCGCCAAGGCCGGCGCGCGTGGGGCATTTTTCCAGGCCGTGACCAGCTATTCCCTGCCCGACGCCGTGCGCAATGCCATCTTCATTGCCGAACAGCCGGACCTGGACGGCGACAAGCTGAACATGGTGATGCGCCAGCGCGCGCAGGAGCATTGGCAGAATGGGAAATTCTACCGCATGTTGAACCGCATGCTGTTCCGCGGTGCCGATGTTTCCGATCGCTATAAAATTCTGGAGCGCTTCTACAGGTTAAAGCCCGGATTGATCGAACGCTTCTATGCGGGAAAGACGAGCCCCGGTGACAAGGCGCGCATATTGTCTGGCAAGCCGCCCATTCCCATCGGGAAAGCCATCACCGCGATCCGGAGCAAAAAGAAATGAAAACCGCAGCAATCATAGGTGCCGGATTTGGGGGACTTGCGCTCGCCATCCGTTTGCAGTCCGCTGGCGTCGCCACCACCATAATCGAAGCCCGGGACAAGCCCGGCGGCCGCGGCTATTATTGGGAAAAAGACGGCTTTACCTTTGATGGCGGACCCACTGTCATTACCGACCCGCCCTGCCTAGAAGAATTATGGGCCTTGTCCGGCCACAAGATGGCGGACGACATTGAATTGATGCCGGTCTTCCCCTTCTACCGGCTGAACTGGTCCGACGGCACCAATTTCGATTATTCCAACGACGCCCCGGGGTTGAAGGCCGAGATCGAGAAACTGAACCCGGATGATGTCGAAGGATATCGCAAGTTCCTCGAATATTCGAAGGGCGTTTACAAGGAAGGCTATCAAAAGCTCGGCACGGTTGCCTTT from the Sphingorhabdus lacus genome contains:
- the crtY gene encoding lycopene beta-cyclase CrtY, whose protein sequence is MNRENIKCDFAIVGGGLAGGLIALALAKMRPELKIVLIEQGDSFGGNHIWSYFASDILPEHRWLTAPLVTYGWSGYEVRFPAHSRSLDNIYYTIESERLDWVLRNSLPASALMLGREVKAVSPRLVVLDGAQRINAGGVIDVRGAGDLNHLDCGWQKFTGQLMQLSEPHNLTKPIVMDATVEQFDGYRFVYVLPFGMDKIFVEDTYYSDTPAHDPRRYRQRIAEYADTKGWKVERVVREENGVLPVVMGGDLENYWASGSGRTAKAGARGAFFQAVTSYSLPDAVRNAIFIAEQPDLDGDKLNMVMRQRAQEHWQNGKFYRMLNRMLFRGADVSDRYKILERFYRLKPGLIERFYAGKTSPGDKARILSGKPPIPIGKAITAIRSKKK